A genomic region of Paenibacillus sp. PL2-23 contains the following coding sequences:
- a CDS encoding HD-GYP domain-containing protein, whose product MVTVGVSQVKPGDKIGEDVLTSLGSVLLQKGKIITPKELDILQAFLIAKVTIEAPAADAREGEEKKEEPAAGGRPIPPANPLQTEYDRMIVLLRTIFNSFVTGTGLPIMDVRTQLERLLQHISEYKILTFSPRVFQESDYLLHKSVMSAMTSYLIAQWVAQPQKDWMQVALAGLLKDIGNIRIDRGILTKPTPLTAEENDEMKRHTVHGYQLLKNVAALNEGVKLATLQHHERVDGTGYPLGIDATKIHPYAKIVSIADIFHSMTLNKSYRKAASPYLVLEQLQSDSFGKLDPAYVQTFVEKVTQFHNGTVVRLSDGRVGEIIFSDRAHPTRPWVSIDGVIVNLTIERQLHIREVLK is encoded by the coding sequence GTGGTTACAGTTGGAGTATCACAAGTAAAGCCAGGCGACAAAATCGGAGAAGATGTCCTCACTTCGCTTGGGAGTGTCCTGCTGCAGAAGGGCAAGATCATTACGCCGAAGGAATTGGACATCTTGCAGGCGTTTCTGATTGCTAAGGTGACAATCGAAGCTCCGGCTGCCGATGCCAGAGAAGGCGAAGAGAAGAAGGAAGAACCGGCGGCAGGGGGAAGACCCATTCCTCCTGCAAACCCGTTGCAGACGGAATACGATAGAATGATCGTGCTCCTGCGGACCATTTTTAACTCCTTCGTTACAGGCACTGGACTACCGATTATGGATGTCCGAACACAGCTGGAGCGTTTGCTTCAGCATATTTCGGAATACAAGATTCTCACCTTTTCACCGAGGGTATTCCAGGAAAGCGACTATCTGCTCCACAAAAGCGTGATGTCGGCAATGACCTCCTATCTGATCGCACAGTGGGTGGCCCAGCCTCAGAAGGATTGGATGCAGGTGGCACTCGCCGGCCTTCTGAAGGATATCGGGAATATTCGGATCGATAGAGGCATTCTAACGAAGCCGACTCCTCTTACGGCCGAAGAGAACGATGAGATGAAGCGCCACACCGTACACGGCTATCAGCTGCTGAAGAATGTAGCTGCGTTGAACGAGGGCGTCAAGCTTGCGACATTACAGCATCATGAGCGAGTGGACGGGACGGGATACCCGCTTGGTATCGACGCGACCAAAATCCATCCCTATGCCAAGATCGTCAGCATAGCGGATATCTTCCACTCCATGACGCTGAACAAGTCCTATCGCAAAGCGGCTTCTCCTTACCTCGTCCTGGAGCAGCTTCAGAGCGATTCGTTCGGCAAGCTGGACCCGGCTTATGTGCAGACCTTCGTAGAGAAGGTCACTCAGTTCCACAATGGCACCGTTGTGCGTCTAAGCGATGGCCGCGTAGGAGAGATTATATTCTCCGATCGAGCTCATCCTACACGCCCTTGGGTATCCATTGATGGCGTTATCGTTAATCTAACGATAGAGAGGCAGCTTCATATTCGAGAGGTTTTGAAATAA
- the gyrA gene encoding DNA gyrase subunit A → MAEEQRMSVTDRDIGTEMRDSFMDYAMSIIVSRALPDVRDGLKPVHRRILYAMSDLGMSPDKPYKKSARIVGEVIGKYHPHGDSAVYESMVRMAQDFSMRYMLVDGHGNFGSIDGDMAAAMRYTEARLSKMAMELLRDINKETIDFAPNYDGEEQEPVVLPSRFPNLLVNGVTGIAVGMATNIPPHNLVEVIDGAQALIRNPDLTPLELMEYIKGPDFPTAAFVMGRSGIRQAYLTGRGSVTMRARATIEENNGKARIIVHELPYQVIKARLVEKIAELVREKKVEGITDLRDESDRNGMRVVIELRRDVNPNVVLNNLYKQTQLQSNFGINMLALVNGEPKTLNLRDMLHHYLQHQIEVIRRRTEFELRKAEARAHILEGLRIALDHLDEVIALIRASQTTDEAREGLISRFSLSYEQAQAILDMRLQRLTGLERDKIEAEYAELLRKIAEYKAILADEQLVLDIISTELEEIKERFGDERRTEITASDEEILDEDLIPREDVIISITHSGYIKRLPVSTYRSQKRGGKGVVGMDTKNDDFVEHLFVSNTHHFLLFFTNKGKVYRLKAYEIPDLSRTARGTPIINLIQIEQGETVNAVIPVQAFDAEQYLFFATRQGVVKKTPLDDYANIRKVGLIAISLREDDDLIGVKLTDGNQEIIMGTAQGMSIRFPEQDVRSMGRSATGVKGIGLDDDDVVIDMDVVVMDKDVLIVTSKGYGKRTPISEYRIQSRGGKGIKTLNVTDKNGPIVSLKVVENDEDLMIMTASGTLIRTSMEGISTMGRNTQGVKLINTREDDTVATVTRVARSEEAEAEVDAEEEGPGEAPPSTESSTD, encoded by the coding sequence ATGGCGGAAGAACAACGAATGTCAGTGACAGATCGCGACATCGGCACGGAGATGCGAGATTCCTTTATGGATTATGCGATGAGTATCATCGTCAGCCGCGCATTGCCTGATGTAAGAGACGGGCTTAAGCCGGTGCATCGACGCATCCTGTATGCGATGTCCGATCTGGGCATGTCACCGGACAAGCCATATAAGAAATCGGCCAGGATCGTAGGCGAAGTAATCGGCAAGTACCACCCTCACGGCGATTCGGCGGTATATGAATCGATGGTTAGGATGGCGCAGGACTTCTCCATGCGCTATATGCTTGTCGACGGCCATGGCAACTTCGGATCCATTGACGGTGATATGGCGGCAGCCATGCGTTATACGGAAGCCCGCTTGTCCAAGATGGCGATGGAGCTTCTGCGCGACATCAACAAAGAAACGATCGATTTCGCGCCGAACTATGACGGCGAGGAGCAGGAGCCGGTTGTGCTTCCTTCGCGCTTCCCGAATTTGCTGGTGAATGGGGTTACAGGCATTGCCGTCGGGATGGCGACGAATATTCCGCCTCATAACCTGGTCGAAGTGATTGACGGCGCTCAAGCGCTGATCCGCAATCCGGATTTGACGCCGCTGGAGCTCATGGAATATATCAAAGGCCCGGACTTCCCGACAGCCGCGTTCGTAATGGGACGCAGCGGCATTCGCCAGGCTTATCTAACGGGGCGCGGCTCTGTTACGATGCGGGCTCGGGCGACGATTGAGGAGAACAACGGCAAGGCGCGCATCATTGTGCACGAGCTGCCTTATCAGGTCATCAAGGCAAGGCTGGTGGAGAAGATTGCCGAGCTTGTTCGCGAGAAGAAGGTCGAGGGCATTACGGATCTTCGCGACGAATCCGACCGCAACGGCATGCGCGTGGTGATTGAGCTTCGCCGCGACGTGAATCCCAATGTGGTGCTCAACAATCTGTACAAGCAGACACAGCTGCAATCCAACTTCGGCATTAATATGCTGGCGCTCGTCAACGGCGAGCCCAAGACGCTGAACCTTCGCGATATGCTGCATCACTACTTGCAGCATCAGATCGAGGTTATCCGTCGCCGTACGGAATTCGAGCTGAGGAAAGCGGAGGCTCGCGCCCATATTCTCGAAGGTCTGCGCATCGCGCTGGATCATCTGGATGAGGTTATTGCGCTGATTCGCGCTTCCCAGACGACGGATGAAGCGCGTGAAGGGCTGATCAGTCGCTTCTCGCTCAGCTATGAGCAGGCACAGGCCATCCTGGATATGCGCCTGCAGCGCCTGACAGGCCTGGAGCGGGACAAGATCGAAGCGGAATACGCGGAGCTGCTGCGCAAGATTGCGGAGTACAAGGCTATTCTTGCGGACGAGCAGCTTGTTCTCGATATTATCAGCACGGAGCTGGAGGAGATCAAGGAGCGCTTCGGAGACGAGCGCCGTACGGAAATTACGGCCAGCGACGAAGAGATTCTGGACGAGGATCTGATTCCTCGCGAGGATGTCATTATCTCCATCACGCATTCCGGCTACATCAAGCGATTGCCTGTATCCACTTACCGCAGCCAGAAGCGCGGCGGCAAGGGCGTTGTGGGTATGGATACCAAAAACGACGATTTCGTAGAGCATCTTTTTGTATCCAATACGCACCACTTCCTGCTCTTCTTCACGAACAAGGGCAAGGTCTACAGGCTGAAGGCTTATGAGATTCCGGATCTCAGCCGCACGGCGAGAGGCACTCCAATTATTAACCTGATCCAGATTGAGCAGGGAGAGACCGTTAACGCTGTTATACCGGTTCAAGCGTTCGATGCCGAGCAGTATCTATTCTTCGCCACACGGCAAGGCGTTGTGAAGAAGACGCCGCTGGACGATTACGCCAACATCCGCAAGGTAGGGCTAATCGCCATCTCGCTGCGCGAGGACGATGATCTGATTGGCGTGAAGCTGACGGACGGGAATCAGGAGATTATTATGGGTACGGCGCAAGGCATGTCTATTCGATTCCCAGAGCAGGATGTCCGTTCCATGGGTCGTTCCGCTACAGGAGTTAAGGGCATAGGTCTGGATGACGACGATGTTGTCATCGATATGGACGTAGTCGTGATGGACAAGGACGTGCTGATCGTCACCTCCAAGGGCTACGGCAAACGAACGCCGATCAGCGAATATCGTATTCAAAGCCGCGGCGGAAAAGGAATTAAGACGCTTAACGTGACCGATAAGAACGGTCCGATTGTATCGCTTAAGGTCGTCGAGAACGATGAGGATCTGATGATCATGACGGCATCGGGTACGCTGATCCGAACCAGCATGGAAGGCATCTCCACGATGGGACGCAATACACAGGGCGTGAAGCTGATTAATACGCGTGAGGACGATACCGTCGCCACGGTGACCCGCGTCGCGCGCAGTGAAGAAGCCGAGGCAGAAGTGGATGCGGAGGAAGAGGGTCCTGGCGAGGCGCCTCCGTCAACAGAATCCAGCACTGACTAA